GGATGCTGAATTGCTGGATCACTGCACCGCTGTTTTTATCCAGGATATAACAACCGCCTTCCGCAGTACCCAGCAGCAATTGATTATTATCCCATTCTTTTGCGCAGTAGATACGATCTTTTTGCAGGGCATTGTCCACCGGTGTTGAAAAGGGGAAAAGCTGCCGGTTATGCAGTTTAAAAATGCCGTTCTTCAGGGTGAAGAGCAACAAGGTATCTTGCTTCCCTTCGAGTACGGCAGAGACCAGCAGGTTTTGGGGAGTGATGGCTGGTACCAGCGGATGCCAGTTGCCGGAAACATATTTCATCAGTCCCTGCCCTGCATCCTGTGCATATAATCCATGTGCCGTGCTGCAGAGCAAACGCCATTCTCCCGCGGCAGGATATACACGGATGGAATTGTTCCTGTAGCAGAAGATCTTGTTATTACTGCGGAAGAATACAGCACCTTCATACAAAACAATATTCCAGATATCTGCAAACTCTCGTTCCCCGGAAGGGATCAGGGTTTTAAGGGAGGTATAACGCAGCAGCCCGTTCTCATCCGGCAGGTAATACCCGAAATCGTCCTGCGCACCAACATAGATCCTGTTGTCTTTATCCACCTTTACGGAACGTAAATAGGTGTGGTTGGATGAGGGGTGTATCTTCCAGTGCCGGCCATTGAAAGTTAGCAGTCCTTCGTTATTGGCAAAATAGAGGATCCCATGCCGGTCCATATCCACATCCCAGGTCTGGCCGCCTCCGGCATATTGCTGTTTAGTGTAATGAAGTATGGATGGGGCGCCGATCAGTTGCCGCGCCTGGGTAATGGCTGCCATCAGCAGGGGCAGCACAAACAATACAAGGCTTTTCATTCATAACGTTTCACTAAAAATAAAGAAAACAGCTTGAAGTAGTTGTGGCGTATTAAAGGCTGATTGATTTACAGGCAGATAGAAAATGATGACGTAGAATTGACGTACTGTTGAAATTCTACTTGCTGTAATTATTCTGGATATTTGACCCCGTTACCCAGGTATATTATCCACGTTCTTACCGCCCTTTCCACACCCGGGGAGAAAGGAGCAGAGCACTAAACCCGGATTAATTCACACGTTAAAGAAAAACTATGAGACTTCACTCCTTATTTTTACCAGCTACTGCTATGCTGGTAACCTTCCTGTTTACCACAGGGTGTAAAAAAGACACGCAAGCATCCAGATCTGTTCAGCTTGACAACGAGCAAGCTGCCGTATCAGCCCAGGCATTACAACTGGTATGGTCCGATGAATTTGATGGTACCAGCCTCAATACGGGCAAATGGAATTATGAGAACGGGAACCTGAACGTAAATAACGAGCAGCAGTATTATCAGACCTCGAATGTAAGCGTGAGCAACGGTAACCTGGTGATCACGGCCAGGAAGCAAAGCGTGGGCGGAAAACCTTATACCTCCGGCCGCATCAATACCAATGGAAAGTTCTCGCAGAAATACGGGCGTATAGAGGCCAGTATTAAATTACCTGCCGTGCAGGGTTTATGGCCTGCCTTCTGGATGCTGGGCACCAATATTGGCGAACCGAACGTAGGCTGGCCTAAATGCGGGGAGATAGACATTATGGAACACGTGAACACCGGCAGCACGGTGCTGGGCACCATTCACTGGTTTAATACGGCCTATACCTACTATGGTGGCAATACCACTACTTCCCCCAGCAATTACCATTTGTATGCGGTAGAATGGGATGCCAGTTCTATCAGGTGGTATGTGGATGGTGTGCAATTCCACACGGCCAACATCCTGAATAACATCAATGGCACAGATGAATTCCACAAGAACTTCTTCATTATCCTGAACGTAGCGGTAGGTGGTAACCTGCCCGGGCAGGTTATCAACGACAATGCATTGCCTGCCTCCATGCTGGTGGATTATGTGCGGGTGTACAATATCACCAGTACGCCCAACACGGCACCTATTGGTGCTACCATTGCTATCAGGGGGAACAACAATCTTTTTGCCAGCGGAGAGAACGGCACACAGGCCATGCGATGCACGCGTACCACCGCACAGGCCTGGGAACAGTTCACGGTTGTGGATGCCGGTGGCGGCAAAGTGGCTTTAAGGAGCATGAACAAATATGTATCCTCAGAGAATGGTGCGAGCGCTATTACCTGCAGCAGGGCCACTATTGGCGACTGGGAGAAATTCGACTGGGTATCCAACACAGATGGTACCTTTTCTTTAAGAGGAAATAACGGACTTTATATATCCAGCGAAAACGGCGCGCAGGCCATGACCTGTACCCGCCCCACCATTGGCGGCTGGGAGAAATTTACTTATTGATCGCTTTTCTTTTTTTAATCACGTTAATGAAAACAAACTATGAAAAAAATGCGCATTACGGGTACATGCATTGTATCCATCTGTCTTTTGATGACAGCCTGTTCCAAACCAGCGGTAGAAGAAGCCGCCGCTCCGGTACAACTGGATAACACGCTTTCAGCCACGGTTGGCATCGCCGCTATCAACAGTTCTTTCTCTGAGAACTGGAACAGTTACACACACGGTAACCAATACACGCAGGCACAGGCCGCTGCGGATTTTGGGAACGTAAGCGGGTGGAATGCTTCCCGCACCATGATCTCTAACGGTAATCTTCGTGTAACGCTGTTGGCTAATGCGCTTTCCGGCGCCGGTGGCCTGATCAGCAATACGGATATCTCCGATGGCTCAGAATACCAGTTGTCTTTCACCATCCGTTTTCACAGCGCGTTCGACTGGAGCCGTGGTGGTAAAGTTGGTTTCGGTTTCCTGATCGGAGAGGGCAATACCGGTGGTGATCCAGGAACAGATGGCAATGGCGGCAGCTTAAGGTTGATGTGGTATAACAACAATGGCCGTATTTATTTCCATCCCTACGTGTATCACCGCGATCAGGGTGGTCAGTATGGCGATAATTTCGGTGTATCCTATCCTTCTTCCGGCAGCCTGAGCAAGGGCACTACCTACAGCGTAACCATGTATGCCAAGAGCAATACCGGCTCCAGTACCAATGGCCGCGCAAGGATCATTATCAACGGTACTACTGTGCTTGACAGGGCAATGCGCTGGACTACCAACGATGCGCAAAGGCTGATCAGGAACATGTCTTTCCATACTTTCCGCGGTGGCAGCCAGAGTTACTGGATGTCTCCCACGGAAGGTTACATTTACTACGATGATTTAGTGGTGACAAAACTACAATAGAAAAAAAGCCCTCATACATTGTTGGAGTGCCCCCAAAAAGTTAGACACTATTGGGGGCATTTTTATGAGTAGACAACAAAAGTATAGTTTGGCCTATAAGCTTGATGCGGTCAGGCAGGTGGTCGCAGGTAGATCATCAGTACGCCAAAAGGCAGATCTGCTGCAGATCAATATTGATATGCTACGCAGGTGGGTCAGCTACTACCGGGCATTCGGCACAGCCGGGCTTGAGCGGCAGAACAACCGTTACCCTGCTTCTTTTAAAATGGAGGTGATAAGGACTTATTTGCAGGAAAGCTTATCTTTAAAAGCAACCTGCCTACGTTTCCATATTCCTTGTACGGCTGTACTGAGCAGATGGCTTCGTATATACGAACAGGAAGGTAATGTAGGGTTAAAGCAGGAGAAAAGAGGTAAACGTAAGTCTATGGCACCGAAGAAGCCTGCAACAAAAGGCGCAAAAGTTAAAACAAGGGAACAGGAACTGGAAGAAGAGCTTGCTTATCTTCGGCTTGAAAATCAATACCTAAAAAAGCTTCAGGCCTTAATTCAAAAGAAACAGGAGGAGAAAGCCAAAGAGAAAAAGCGCTCATAGTGCTTGAATTAAGGCAAAAAGGGAATTTAGCGCAACTACTGCATATAGCCTCCATGGCCCGCAGTTCTTTCTACTATTACATCAACCACAAGCCCGTTGCAGACCGGTATGAGGTTATAAAATGCCGGATTGTCCAACTCTATCAACGTCATAAAGGGCTTTTGGGCTACCGGCGGATACTGCTGGCCTTACGCTCAAAAGGACTTAAGATCAATCACAAAACGGTACTAAAGCTCATGCAACAGCTCCGGCTTAAAAGCGTGATCCGACGGAAGAAATACCGGTCATACAAAGGGGAAGTAGGGAAAACTACGCCGAATTTGCTGCAGCGGAAGTTTAAAGCAGACCGGCCTATGCAAAAATTGGCTACCGACATTACCGAGTTCAAAGTAAAAGATCAGAAACTATATCTTTCCCCGGTAATCGACCTGTTTAATGGTGAGATCATTAGCTATAAGCTATCTGAGCGTCCTAACTTCGAGCAAATAACACAGATGTTAAAAGGCACTATCAGGCGGCTTACCAGCGATCTTAAACCCATTCTGCATTCTGATCAGGGATGGCAATACCAAATGAAACAATACCAGCAAATATTGCTGGAAAACAACATCTCTCCCAGCATGTCCAGGAAAGGTAATTGCCTGGACAATGCCATCATTGAGAACTTTTTCGGCACAATCAAAGCAGAAATGTTTTACCTGAAAAAGTATCAATCCATCCAGGAGTTAGCCAGTGACATCAAAGAATACATTCATTATTACAATCATACCAGGATTAGAATTAACCTAAAAGGAAAGAGCCCGGTACAATACCGAGCTCAATACTTAAAAAATTAAAAAAGTCCAACTATTGGGGGCTAGTCCATGTATGAGGGCTTTTTTATTAGAAAGGTATCGGATCACCATTGTCATCCCACTGATCATTTACACTTATCTTAAAGCCCGAGGTATCACTATTGGAAAACATATTCCCTGATAAAACAACCTTCTTATTCCGGTAGCAGCTCACGTTGTAAACTGTTTTGACGCGGGCTGCTCCTGTGGTACGGTCAAGTGCTGTAATAATTACAGTAGAAGGGATCTCTGTGAAAAGTACATAATCACCATAGGTTTTTGCATCTTTTTTGCTGAGATACCTGATATCATACCCATCTGAAGACTGATCCCTGTTAAAAAAGAACCTGGTGGCCTGATGGGATACAGAAACATTAATACTGTCAGCAGGCAGGGCATCTGCAATACGCACTTCAATGCTGCTGATGACGCGTTGGAGCAGGATACTTGAATCCGGCAGCTTACTATTGGGACCTACCATTGTGGTCACACGTTTATAGTAGGTGTCCGGGATCTTCAATAACTGCCCGTTGCTATCCTTGAAATCCAACCTTGCCTGTCCGAAATCACTGGCTGAGTAAAAGATGGTTGCCGGGACCGGAGATGAACCTATCAATACAATAGAATACACACCGGCAGGCAACGAATCAGTGATATGCCCAAATTCCACATTATTAGTGGCCAGGGACTGGTATTTAGTACTGACAAGGTTTCCGCTGCTATTATATGCTATATAATGCAGGTGTTGGATGGCGTTGCCTAAAGAATCCCTCGCGTTACTAAGATCCTGACCTCCTGCCTTCCTGGAATCGAGATCGGTGACCTGACGGTCGAAATCAGTAACAGAAAATCTAACAGGGAATTTTTCGGCTTCAGGAGGGGTTGAAGGGGAATTACCATCTTTTTGACAGCTAACAAAAAACAGGCTAAGGGCAATAGCCGAATAAAACAATGTTTTCATAAGGGTTTAATTTTTAAGATAAGGGTTAACGAATAACTGACAGATCAAAGGTATACGGGGTGTACGCATTCAATCAGCGTAAGCATAAAAAAGGGGCCGATAGAAAACGGCCCCCGATTGTTAACCTACAACTGTCACTAAATATTTTTTGATTGGAGAATGATGTAAAAGTAGTGCACTAACAATCGGTGAGCAATGGACAATTACAGGAATAAGTTGTACTTTTTGATCTGGCATTATGCAAATCAATCATATATAGTTTAACAAAGTTTTTGGATTAATTCCCGTAAATTCATTGTTCATCAAATAAAAAGGAGGTATTCATGCAATCTACAGGATATTCGTGGAAACCTTCGGTTGGTATCGCCTAACCGGGTTGCTCCGCAAAAGAAAACTGTGACGCTTTGGCGTCGAATATAACCTCCCTGGTAAATCCGGGGAGGTTTTTTATAAAATGAAACGCTCCGGAAATAGTCCCGGAGCGTTTCATTTTATGATGTCTGTTTTTATCTTACCTGGCCATCACCATACACTACCCATTTCTCTGTTACCAGTTTCTCCAGGGCAAAAGGCCCGCGTGCATGCAGTTTCTGAGTGGAAATACCGATCTCTGCACCCAATCCGAATACGCCACCATCCGTGAACCGCGTAGAGGCGTTCACGTATACTGCAGCAGCATCCACTTCCTGCAGGAACCTGTCGCTCAAAGCGGTATTATTGGAGATGATCGCTTCTGAGTGTTTGGAGGAATACCGGCGGATGTGTTCCAAAGCTTCTTCTGCGTCTTTCACCACTTTCACGGAACATTTAAAGTCCAGGAACTCGCGCCCGAAATCTTCCGGCTGCGCAGCCACCAGTTGGGGATAGCCACCGGCTTTTAAAATGCCGTATGCGGTTTCATCCGCAAAGATCTCTACATTATAGGCTGCCAGGGAAGGAGCCAGTAAAGAGAGGAAAGGAGAAGCAACAGCTGCATCTACCAATACCGTATCGAGCGCATTACATACGGATGGCCGGGATACTTTGGCATTGGTAACGATCTTACTGGCTTTATCCAGGTCTGCCGTACTTTCCACATAAGTATGGCAAACCCCTGCGCCGGTTTCTATTACCGGAACACGGGAGTTCTCCCGTACAAAGTCTATCAGTTGCTGGGAACCGCGGGGGATCAGGATGTCTATGTATTTCACAGCCGTTAGCATCTCATTGATGAGGTTACGGTCTGTTGGCAGTAATTGTACAGCATTTGGATCAGCACCGGATTCCTGCAAGGTTTCCTTAATGAGGGCAACCAGGCATTGGTTGGTATGAAAGGCATCCGTGCCACCTCTTAACACACAGGCATTGCCGGAACGGAGGCACAAGGCAGCCACGTCTACCGTTACATTGGGGCGGGATTCGTAGATAACACCCACCACACCGAGGGGAACGGTGAGTTTGCGCACCCGTAATCCATTCTCCAGTTTCTTTTCAGAAAGCACCTGGTTGGCGGGGTCGGGCAGGAGGGCAATATCTTCCAGGCTGGCGGCGAGGCTGGCGATACGTTCTTTATTCAGTAGTAAACGGTCCTTTTTTGGATCTGTATCGGGCATCTTATCCAGGTCCTTCCGGTTTTCGCGGATGATCTCGTCTGTATGTAACAATAACCTGGCCGCCAGGTCACGCAGCAATTGCTGTTTTCCTTCGTCGGCCAGGGCTTTGATGGAACGGGTGGCATTTTGTGCCTGTTCCAGTAATGGTAAGATCGATCCCATGTCTTTTGTCTTTCAGTTTCAAATATTTCTAGAGCAAAACAATATCATCTGCATGCGCCACTTCTATATTCTGCGCTTTATTCCCAGAAGCCAGTACCTCTGAAGATACCTTGGCCCTGGCTACGGCTATTACCTGCTCATTTTCGTCTACAATTTCAAACACTTCACCGCATTCAAACTTCTCCAATATGCCTATCACTCCAACAGCCAGCAGGCTGCGCCGTTTTTTCAGCGCCTGTTCTGCTCCGGCATCCACCTGCAAGCGCCCTGTAACCAGGCTGCCGCTGGCCAGCCATTTCTTCCGGGCCGGCATATTACTGCGGGCCTGTGCCAGGCAGCGGGTACCTGTTTTCCCTGCTATGGCCAGGGAAATGCCATCAGGCGTGCTGATGCCAAAGATCACCACACCAATACCCATCCGGGTGGCCAGACGCGCAAAGGTGAGTTTGGATACCATGCCTCCCAGGCCCAGGGAAGACTTCTTCCTGTCTGCCAGCGCAAAGGCTGCTTCGTCTATTTCATCGATCTGCGGCACTATTTTCCCTTCCTTGTCCAGCACACCCGCCACGGAGGTGCTGAAAAGCAGGAGGGATGCCCCAAAGCCCACGGCAATAAGGGTAGCCAGTTCATCATTGTCAGAGAATTTCAGCTCTACATCACTCACCACATCGTTTTCATTCGCAATGGGAATAATGCCGCTGGCCCATAACTCTTCGTAGGTTTTCTTTAATTGCAGGAACTGGTTCCTGTTAGAGAAATGCTGCCGCTCACAAAGACTTTGGGCGATGGCAATACCATAAGCCGAGAAGTAATGGGAATACCGGTTCAATAATACCGGGTTGCCGATGGCCGCCGCAGCTTTCCGTTCACTGATGGTGCCGCTATAGGCCTTCAGGTGTTTCTTGCCTGCCGCCACTGCCCCGGAGGACACCAGCACCACATTGTAATCCGCATGCACAGCAGCCACCTGCTCCGCAATAGCGGCTATTACACTTTCATCCAGCTCGCCGTTATCATGGGTAATGGATGCCGTTCCAAATTTTATAACAAGTATCGGTTTAGTCAATTTCCAGTCTTTTATGGGCTAAAATTATTAAAATAGCATCGCATTTCTTAGTGATTGCCGAATCAGAGGTATCGCACACAAACAAAATTGTGTCGTAATAACCTGCATCTTATTTACTGGCAAGGCTTTCAGGACGAATATTAATTGTATATTCATCCTACGCATTTATATATCCCCGGTTTGAGAATCATACTATCATATGTAATTTTTACAGTCCTATTCGCAGTTCAGTCTTCTGCTGCACCTGTAGTGAAGCTGTCAACCCAACAATCCTACCAAAGGATAGGCAGGCTGTGCGGCTGGTATACGGATAAGGATGCGCAGCTTACGCTGAACGATGTGATGCAGCCTGCATTCCAGGCAAATTTTAAGCCTTACATACATGATATGCGCAGCTATGGCATCACCAACGCTGCTATATGGATCCATGCCACCTACAATAGCAAAGAAAGAACT
This DNA window, taken from Chitinophaga niabensis, encodes the following:
- a CDS encoding family 16 glycosylhydrolase; this translates as MRLHSLFLPATAMLVTFLFTTGCKKDTQASRSVQLDNEQAAVSAQALQLVWSDEFDGTSLNTGKWNYENGNLNVNNEQQYYQTSNVSVSNGNLVITARKQSVGGKPYTSGRINTNGKFSQKYGRIEASIKLPAVQGLWPAFWMLGTNIGEPNVGWPKCGEIDIMEHVNTGSTVLGTIHWFNTAYTYYGGNTTTSPSNYHLYAVEWDASSIRWYVDGVQFHTANILNNINGTDEFHKNFFIILNVAVGGNLPGQVINDNALPASMLVDYVRVYNITSTPNTAPIGATIAIRGNNNLFASGENGTQAMRCTRTTAQAWEQFTVVDAGGGKVALRSMNKYVSSENGASAITCSRATIGDWEKFDWVSNTDGTFSLRGNNGLYISSENGAQAMTCTRPTIGGWEKFTY
- the proB gene encoding glutamate 5-kinase, with translation MTKPILVIKFGTASITHDNGELDESVIAAIAEQVAAVHADYNVVLVSSGAVAAGKKHLKAYSGTISERKAAAAIGNPVLLNRYSHYFSAYGIAIAQSLCERQHFSNRNQFLQLKKTYEELWASGIIPIANENDVVSDVELKFSDNDELATLIAVGFGASLLLFSTSVAGVLDKEGKIVPQIDEIDEAAFALADRKKSSLGLGGMVSKLTFARLATRMGIGVVIFGISTPDGISLAIAGKTGTRCLAQARSNMPARKKWLASGSLVTGRLQVDAGAEQALKKRRSLLAVGVIGILEKFECGEVFEIVDENEQVIAVARAKVSSEVLASGNKAQNIEVAHADDIVLL
- a CDS encoding helix-turn-helix domain-containing protein; the encoded protein is MSRQQKYSLAYKLDAVRQVVAGRSSVRQKADLLQINIDMLRRWVSYYRAFGTAGLERQNNRYPASFKMEVIRTYLQESLSLKATCLRFHIPCTAVLSRWLRIYEQEGNVGLKQEKRGKRKSMAPKKPATKGAKVKTREQELEEELAYLRLENQYLKKLQALIQKKQEEKAKEKKRS
- a CDS encoding glutamate-5-semialdehyde dehydrogenase; translated protein: MGSILPLLEQAQNATRSIKALADEGKQQLLRDLAARLLLHTDEIIRENRKDLDKMPDTDPKKDRLLLNKERIASLAASLEDIALLPDPANQVLSEKKLENGLRVRKLTVPLGVVGVIYESRPNVTVDVAALCLRSGNACVLRGGTDAFHTNQCLVALIKETLQESGADPNAVQLLPTDRNLINEMLTAVKYIDILIPRGSQQLIDFVRENSRVPVIETGAGVCHTYVESTADLDKASKIVTNAKVSRPSVCNALDTVLVDAAVASPFLSLLAPSLAAYNVEIFADETAYGILKAGGYPQLVAAQPEDFGREFLDFKCSVKVVKDAEEALEHIRRYSSKHSEAIISNNTALSDRFLQEVDAAAVYVNASTRFTDGGVFGLGAEIGISTQKLHARGPFALEKLVTEKWVVYGDGQVR
- a CDS encoding polysaccharide lyase; the protein is MKKMRITGTCIVSICLLMTACSKPAVEEAAAPVQLDNTLSATVGIAAINSSFSENWNSYTHGNQYTQAQAAADFGNVSGWNASRTMISNGNLRVTLLANALSGAGGLISNTDISDGSEYQLSFTIRFHSAFDWSRGGKVGFGFLIGEGNTGGDPGTDGNGGSLRLMWYNNNGRIYFHPYVYHRDQGGQYGDNFGVSYPSSGSLSKGTTYSVTMYAKSNTGSSTNGRARIIINGTTVLDRAMRWTTNDAQRLIRNMSFHTFRGGSQSYWMSPTEGYIYYDDLVVTKLQ
- a CDS encoding IS3 family transposase encodes the protein MPKKASGLNSKETGGESQREKALIVLELRQKGNLAQLLHIASMARSSFYYYINHKPVADRYEVIKCRIVQLYQRHKGLLGYRRILLALRSKGLKINHKTVLKLMQQLRLKSVIRRKKYRSYKGEVGKTTPNLLQRKFKADRPMQKLATDITEFKVKDQKLYLSPVIDLFNGEIISYKLSERPNFEQITQMLKGTIRRLTSDLKPILHSDQGWQYQMKQYQQILLENNISPSMSRKGNCLDNAIIENFFGTIKAEMFYLKKYQSIQELASDIKEYIHYYNHTRIRINLKGKSPVQYRAQYLKN